DNA from Stenotrophomonas acidaminiphila:
GCCTGATCGAACCGATGATCATGGTGTTCATCGGCGTGATCGTCGGCGGCATGGTCATTGGCATGTACCTGCCGATCTTCAAGCTCGCTTCCGTCGTTGGATAATTGACCCATGGCATTTCTCGACCAGCATCCCGGCATCGGCTACCCGGCCGCTGCCGGACTGGGGTTGCTGATCGGCAGCTTCCTTAACGTGGTGATCCTGCGCCTGCCTAGGCGCATGGAGTGGCAGTGGAAGCGCGATGCGCGCGAGATCCTGGGCGAGCCGGACATCTACGAGCCGCCGCCGCCGGGCGTGGTGGTGGAGCCTTCGCATTGCCCGCACTGCAAGCACAAACTGAGCTGGTACGAGAACATCCCGCTGTTCAGCTGGCTGCTGCAGCGCGGGCGCTGCCGCCATTGCCAGGCGCCGATCTCCATCCAGTACCCGCTGGTGGAGTTGTTGACAGCGGTGCTGGTGCTGGCCAGCGTGTGGCAGTTCGGCTTCGGCTGGCAGGGTTTCGGCGCGATCGTCCTGACCTGTTTCCTGATCGCGTTGTCCGGCATCGATCTGCGCACCCAGCTGCTGCCCGACCAGTTGACCCTGCCGCTGATGTGGCTGGGCCTGATCGGCAGCATGGACAATCTGTACATGCCCACCAAACCGGCGTTGATCGGTGCCGCGGTTGGCTACCTGTCGCTGTGGACCGTGTGGTGGCTGTTCAAGCAGATCACCGGCAAGGAAGGCATGGGCCACGGCGATTTCAAGCTGCTGGCGGCACTAGGCGCATGGTGCGGATTGAAGGGCATCCTGCCGATCATCCTGCTGTCCTCGCTGGTGGGCGCCATCGTCGGCTCGATCTGGCTGTACGCGCGCGGGCGCGACCGTGCCACGCCCATTCCGTTCGGCCCCTACCTGGCCATCGCCGGCTGGCTGGTCTTCATGTGGGGCGATCCGATGATCGCCGCCTACCGGCAGTGGGCCGGCCTGGCGTGATCCGGGCCCGCGGTCCCGCCCACCCGCTGGGCACGGGCCACGGCCCATGAGCCGCTTCATCGTCGGGCTTACCGGCGGCATCGCCTCGGGCAAGAGCGAGGTCACCAAACGCTTCGAAGGACTCGGCATCGCGGTGGCCGACGCGGACATCGCCGCACGCGAAGTGGTGGCGCCGGGCAGCCCCGCCCTGGCACAGATCAGCCGCCGCTTCGGCAACGCGATGCTGCTGGCCGACGGCACCCTCGACCGGGCGCGACTGCGCGAGCATGTGTTCGGCAACGACGCCGAACGCCGGGCACTGGAAGCCATCACCCACCCGGCCATCCGCGCCCGCGTGCGAGAAATCTGCGAGGCCGCCGACAGCCCCTATGCCATCGCCGCGGTGCCGCTGTTGGCTGAAGCCGGCGGTCGCGCAGCCTATCCCTGGCTGGACCGTATCGTGGTGGTCGACGCCGCCGAGCCGGTGCGCCACGCCCGCCTGCTCCAACGCGACAGCATCGATGCCGCTCTGGCGACACGCATGATCCAGGCACAGGCCAGCCGCGCGCAGCGGCTGGCGCTGGCCGACGACGTGATCGTCAATGACGGGCACCCGGAGCACCTGCAGCCGCAGGTGGAAGCACTGGATCGCCTGTACCGGGGCCTGGCTGCCGGCAATACGCCGCCCTGACGCGTCCAGCGCCCACCGCCACCGCGGCGGTCAGCCCGCCGGGGCGAAAATCAGCCGGCCGACCACACCGCGCTCGGCGCCCGGCCGGATGCTGACCTGCCAGCCGTACAGCGCACACAGCCGGCTGACGATGGACAGGCCGATGCCGCCGCCCTGCGAATGGCCGGCGTGGGTACCGCGGTAGCCACGCTGGAACAGGCTCGCGGCATCCTTTTCGCTCAACCCGGGGCCGGTGTCGATCACTTCGACCGCGTCATCCAGCACCCGGACCCGGACCTGGCCTTGCTGGGTGTACTTCACCGCGTTGCCGATCAGGTTGCCCAGCGCCACCGACAGCGCCGCCTCCGGCGCGTCGATGACCAGGTCACGGCCGCCCTCCAGCACCAGCTCCAGCGGCTTGCCACCGAGCTGCGCACGGTGCGCATCGAGCAGCTGCTCGGCGACCTTGGCGACGTTGCTGCTGCCCTGCCCGCGCTCGTTGCGCGATAGCAGCAGCAGCGAGCCGATCAGATCGCTGCACTGTTGCTCGGCACGCTGGATGCGCTGCAGGCGCTGCAGCACCTTCTCGTCCAGGCCCGGGCGCGCGAGCAGCAGCTCGGTCGCGCCACGGATCACCGCCAGTGGCGTGCGCAGTTCGTGGCTCACGTCCGCATTGAACTCACGGTCGCGCTGCACCACTTCGGTCAGGCGCGCGGAATAGTCGTCCAGCGCCACGGCCAGCTGCCCCACCTCATCGTCGGGGAACCGCGGTGCAAGGGGTTCGGGATGAGTGCTGCCGCCACGGTAGGCCTGCAGGCGGGCGGCGAGATCCGACACCGGGCGCATCACCCGCGAAGCAGACCACCACCCGAGCACCCAGGACAGCAGGCTGAACACCAGCACGGACAGGATCAGCGCGCGCTTCAACTGCTGTTCGCCGCGCATCGACTGGCTCATGTCGTAGGCGACGAAAAACCAGGCATCGTCCGTCTTGCGCACACCGACCTTGTAGGAAAACGCCTTGCCGTCGGCATCCTGGCCACTGAAATTATGGATGCCGTCCTGCAGGTGCTCCCATTCGGGATAATCGCGACGCAACCCTTCCAGTTTGTCGGGGCGATAGAGGAACGCGCGCATCTGCTGCACCGGCGCCACCACTTCGCGGCCACCGCTCTGGATGTAGCTCTGCCAGGAGGCATCCAGATTTCGGTTCATCACATCTTCGACCAACTGGTTTTCCACGCGCATGCGCGCCCAGTTGGTAGCGAACGCGAACAGCGCCGTCAGGCAGAAGCCCAGC
Protein-coding regions in this window:
- a CDS encoding prepilin peptidase; translation: MAFLDQHPGIGYPAAAGLGLLIGSFLNVVILRLPRRMEWQWKRDAREILGEPDIYEPPPPGVVVEPSHCPHCKHKLSWYENIPLFSWLLQRGRCRHCQAPISIQYPLVELLTAVLVLASVWQFGFGWQGFGAIVLTCFLIALSGIDLRTQLLPDQLTLPLMWLGLIGSMDNLYMPTKPALIGAAVGYLSLWTVWWLFKQITGKEGMGHGDFKLLAALGAWCGLKGILPIILLSSLVGAIVGSIWLYARGRDRATPIPFGPYLAIAGWLVFMWGDPMIAAYRQWAGLA
- a CDS encoding dephospho-CoA kinase, with the protein product MSRFIVGLTGGIASGKSEVTKRFEGLGIAVADADIAAREVVAPGSPALAQISRRFGNAMLLADGTLDRARLREHVFGNDAERRALEAITHPAIRARVREICEAADSPYAIAAVPLLAEAGGRAAYPWLDRIVVVDAAEPVRHARLLQRDSIDAALATRMIQAQASRAQRLALADDVIVNDGHPEHLQPQVEALDRLYRGLAAGNTPP
- a CDS encoding two-component sensor histidine kinase produces the protein MPEAASSAVVHRQGRYRRRLRSRIIVSFVLLGFCLTALFAFATNWARMRVENQLVEDVMNRNLDASWQSYIQSGGREVVAPVQQMRAFLYRPDKLEGLRRDYPEWEHLQDGIHNFSGQDADGKAFSYKVGVRKTDDAWFFVAYDMSQSMRGEQQLKRALILSVLVFSLLSWVLGWWSASRVMRPVSDLAARLQAYRGGSTHPEPLAPRFPDDEVGQLAVALDDYSARLTEVVQRDREFNADVSHELRTPLAVIRGATELLLARPGLDEKVLQRLQRIQRAEQQCSDLIGSLLLLSRNERGQGSSNVAKVAEQLLDAHRAQLGGKPLELVLEGGRDLVIDAPEAALSVALGNLIGNAVKYTQQGQVRVRVLDDAVEVIDTGPGLSEKDAASLFQRGYRGTHAGHSQGGGIGLSIVSRLCALYGWQVSIRPGAERGVVGRLIFAPAG